The following are from one region of the Prochlorococcus marinus str. SB genome:
- a CDS encoding pyridoxal phosphate-dependent aminotransferase: protein MQGSNLKHGGNVYATAKKLNLLPSEIIDASASLVPFDPPQILIDSINAEIKKLGFRYYPERNLSDLKEIIGKFHGINPDNILPGNGASELITWAGYEASKFGISCIPSPSFVDYERSLNCWNSNFIHCELPKNWNDIFPQSFPLHPKGDVIWITNPHNPTGQLWGKNSLEEVVKKYKLVICDEAFLSITPNGDKESLIPLTKRFDNLLVLRSLTKIFNIPGLRLGYVIGSSKILKEWEINRDPWPLNSFSIKAGIDLLSNKKFYEQWTKQIHSWINIEKKRVFEKLSKIENLKVHNSSTNFFLIESKKSLSPNIKYLENKGILLRECTSFRFLDEKWARISLQSRKNNTLLCKEIQNSLKK from the coding sequence GAAAAAATTAAATTTATTACCCTCAGAAATCATTGATGCAAGTGCATCATTAGTACCCTTTGATCCCCCTCAGATACTAATAGATTCAATAAATGCGGAAATTAAGAAACTTGGCTTTAGATATTACCCAGAAAGAAACTTGAGTGATCTGAAAGAAATAATCGGCAAATTTCATGGGATAAATCCAGACAATATATTGCCTGGAAATGGAGCTTCTGAATTAATAACCTGGGCAGGTTATGAAGCATCCAAATTCGGAATAAGTTGTATTCCTTCTCCATCATTTGTTGATTATGAAAGATCTTTAAATTGTTGGAATAGCAATTTTATACATTGCGAATTACCTAAAAACTGGAATGATATTTTTCCTCAATCATTTCCGCTTCATCCAAAAGGTGATGTTATTTGGATAACAAATCCACATAACCCTACCGGCCAATTATGGGGAAAGAATTCATTGGAGGAAGTTGTGAAAAAATATAAATTAGTTATCTGCGATGAAGCTTTCTTATCGATAACACCTAATGGAGACAAAGAATCTTTAATACCATTAACCAAAAGATTTGATAATTTATTAGTCTTGAGAAGCTTGACCAAAATCTTCAATATTCCTGGTCTTAGATTAGGTTACGTTATTGGCTCATCGAAAATATTAAAAGAATGGGAAATAAATAGAGATCCTTGGCCTTTAAATTCATTTTCTATTAAAGCCGGAATTGATCTACTAAGTAATAAGAAATTCTATGAACAGTGGACAAAACAGATTCACAGCTGGATAAATATTGAAAAAAAAAGAGTATTTGAAAAATTATCAAAAATAGAGAACCTTAAAGTTCATAACTCTTCAACCAACTTTTTTTTAATAGAAAGTAAAAAATCCTTGTCGCCTAATATAAAATACTTAGAAAATAAGGGAATATTGCTTAGAGAATGTACTTCATTTAGATTTCTGGATGAAAAGTGGGCAAGAATAAGTTTGCAGAGTAGGAAAAATAACACTCTTTTATGTAAAGAAATTCAGAATTCCTTAAAAAAATAA
- a CDS encoding UDP-N-acetylglucosamine--N-acetylmuramyl-(pentapeptide) pyrophosphoryl-undecaprenol N-acetylglucosamine transferase, with amino-acid sequence MSKKNNLLVAASGTGGHIFPALAVSKEVEDEWNIHWLGIKQRLDANLIPQKYNLKTLNLKTPRKNIFLFYQYIKILMSTFQIIRILKEKKINLVFTTGGYISAPTIVASKLLRIPVIIHESNLIPGMVTKYFGFLCNYVFLGFKKTNSYLRNCKTIFTGTPLRDQFYKSHPLPEWVPKGKGPLLIVMGGSQGAKAINQILNESLEFLMKKQFRIVHIIGECNQQSFNVKNYNNYVQKKFTNEIAALIQNCDLVISRSGAGTINELIETEKPSILIPFPYSKNNHQEKNAMILAEIGGSVLLNQSKISKEVFEETIERIFKRKSKNGKYYYEILDIMKKNMANNNKIKSKIEIRKFFNYFFKEF; translated from the coding sequence ATGTCTAAAAAAAATAATTTATTAGTTGCAGCTAGTGGAACAGGAGGCCATATTTTTCCAGCTTTAGCAGTTTCTAAAGAGGTGGAGGATGAGTGGAATATTCATTGGTTGGGTATTAAGCAAAGACTTGATGCAAATTTGATTCCCCAAAAATATAATTTGAAGACTTTGAATTTAAAGACACCAAGAAAAAATATTTTTTTGTTTTATCAATATATAAAAATTTTAATGTCAACTTTCCAAATAATTAGGATCTTAAAAGAAAAAAAAATTAACTTGGTTTTTACGACTGGAGGTTATATATCTGCCCCTACTATTGTTGCTTCAAAACTACTCAGGATACCTGTCATTATTCATGAATCAAATTTAATTCCAGGAATGGTCACGAAATATTTTGGTTTTTTGTGTAACTATGTTTTTCTAGGATTTAAGAAAACAAATTCTTATTTAAGAAATTGTAAAACTATTTTCACTGGGACTCCTTTAAGAGATCAATTCTATAAATCCCATCCCTTGCCAGAATGGGTCCCAAAAGGAAAAGGACCTCTTTTGATTGTTATGGGAGGTAGCCAAGGAGCAAAAGCTATAAATCAAATTCTTAACGAATCTCTTGAATTTTTAATGAAAAAACAGTTTCGGATAGTTCATATTATTGGCGAATGTAATCAACAATCCTTTAATGTAAAAAATTACAATAATTATGTTCAAAAGAAATTTACTAATGAAATCGCAGCTTTGATTCAAAACTGTGATCTTGTAATATCGAGATCTGGTGCAGGAACAATAAATGAACTTATAGAAACTGAAAAACCTTCAATTTTAATTCCATTTCCTTATTCTAAAAATAATCACCAGGAAAAAAATGCAATGATTCTTGCTGAAATTGGAGGATCAGTTTTATTGAATCAAAGTAAAATTTCTAAAGAAGTTTTTGAAGAAACTATAGAAAGAATTTTTAAGAGAAAATCAAAAAACGGAAAATATTACTATGAAATTTTAGATATTATGAAGAAGAATATGGCTAATAATAATAAAATCAAATCTAAAATTGAGATTAGGAAATTTTTTAATTATTTTTTTAAGGAATTCTGA
- a CDS encoding phosphoglycerate kinase — protein MSKLSLSSLDKTHLEGKKVLVRVDFNVPLNEDGQITDDTRIRAAIPTIEYLINHSAKVILAAHFGRPKGQVNEKMRLTPVAARLSELLGQNVALTNSCIGDEAVAQSSSLSNGDVLLLENVRFFGEEEKNDLEFAEKLASHADMYVNDAFGAAHRAHASTQGVTNYLSPSVAGFLLEKELKYLQGAVDSPNRPLAAIVGGSKVSSKIGVLDSLLDKCDKIMIGGGMIFTFYKARGLDVGKSLVEEDKLELAKDLEAKAKAKGVELLLPTDVVLADEFSPDANSKISQIDAISGNLMGLDIGPDSIKVFQNALAECKTIIWNGPMGVFEFDKFADGTNAIATTLADLSAFSEVCTIIGGGDSVAAVEKAGLAEKMSHISTGGGASLELLEGKTLPGVAALNNA, from the coding sequence ATGTCAAAATTATCTCTTTCCAGTCTTGATAAGACACATTTAGAAGGAAAAAAAGTTCTTGTTAGAGTAGATTTTAATGTTCCATTAAATGAAGACGGTCAAATAACCGACGATACGCGTATTCGTGCAGCGATTCCAACTATTGAATATCTTATTAATCATTCTGCAAAAGTCATTTTAGCTGCTCATTTTGGTAGACCGAAGGGTCAGGTAAATGAAAAAATGAGATTAACTCCAGTAGCAGCAAGATTAAGTGAATTGTTGGGCCAAAATGTTGCTCTTACCAACAGTTGTATTGGTGATGAAGCAGTTGCACAATCAAGTAGCTTATCTAATGGAGATGTTCTTTTACTTGAGAATGTTCGTTTTTTTGGTGAAGAGGAAAAGAACGACTTGGAGTTTGCCGAAAAATTAGCATCACATGCAGATATGTATGTAAATGATGCTTTCGGTGCTGCTCATAGAGCGCACGCTTCAACTCAGGGTGTTACAAATTATTTAAGTCCCTCAGTAGCTGGATTCCTTTTAGAAAAAGAATTGAAATACCTACAAGGAGCAGTAGATTCCCCAAATCGTCCATTGGCAGCAATAGTTGGGGGGTCAAAGGTTAGCAGCAAAATAGGAGTACTTGATTCTTTACTAGATAAGTGTGACAAAATCATGATTGGTGGAGGTATGATTTTCACTTTTTATAAAGCTAGAGGTTTAGATGTCGGAAAGAGCCTTGTAGAAGAAGATAAACTCGAGCTTGCTAAAGATTTAGAAGCAAAAGCAAAAGCAAAAGGAGTAGAGTTATTATTACCTACTGATGTTGTTTTGGCTGATGAATTTTCTCCTGACGCCAATAGTAAAATATCTCAAATTGATGCAATTAGTGGGAATTTGATGGGTCTAGATATTGGTCCAGATTCCATTAAAGTTTTTCAGAATGCTCTTGCAGAATGTAAGACAATTATTTGGAATGGTCCAATGGGAGTTTTTGAATTTGATAAATTTGCAGATGGTACAAATGCAATAGCTACGACTCTTGCAGACTTAAGTGCTTTTTCTGAAGTTTGTACAATAATTGGTGGTGGAGATTCAGTTGCAGCAGTTGAAAAAGCAGGATTAGCTGAGAAAATGTCTCATATATCTACCGGAGGTGGGGCTAGTTTGGAACTTTTAGAAGGTAAAACTTTACCAGGTGTGGCTGCTTTAAACAACGCTTAG
- the ylqF gene encoding ribosome biogenesis GTPase YlqF, producing the protein MDIPKIQWYPGHIAKAEKKLSEVINKVDLVIEVRDARIPLSTGHPHLNKWINNKKHILVINRSDMISPNTINSWNKWFNSKDQYPLWCDAKRGIGIKEICKSAKDSRSSIDDRRLSRGMRIRPIRALTLGFPNVGKSALINRIAKKRVVDSARKAGVTRNLRWIKLESGIDLLDAPGVIPPNLEDQKSALNLALCDDIGEAAYEIESVAIGFIKIISTLNKDKNANISVKQISNRYGVDITKGFKSPSAWIDEAASKHTSGDKRRMSHKLLEDYRNQMLGKIALEVPLWN; encoded by the coding sequence GTGGACATACCCAAAATCCAATGGTACCCAGGCCATATCGCAAAAGCAGAAAAGAAATTATCTGAAGTTATCAATAAAGTAGATTTAGTTATAGAAGTTAGAGATGCACGAATTCCTTTGTCAACAGGACATCCACACTTAAATAAATGGATAAATAATAAAAAACATATTCTTGTTATTAACAGATCAGATATGATCTCCCCGAATACAATCAATAGTTGGAATAAATGGTTTAATTCTAAAGATCAATATCCTCTTTGGTGTGATGCTAAAAGAGGAATAGGGATTAAAGAAATTTGTAAGTCAGCCAAAGATTCTAGGTCGTCAATCGACGATAGAAGACTCTCTAGAGGAATGCGAATTAGGCCAATTAGAGCCCTTACACTTGGTTTTCCAAACGTAGGAAAGTCGGCATTAATTAATAGAATCGCAAAAAAAAGAGTTGTAGATAGCGCTAGGAAAGCAGGCGTGACTCGTAATTTAAGATGGATAAAATTAGAAAGTGGTATAGATCTTCTAGATGCTCCTGGTGTTATACCTCCAAATTTAGAAGATCAAAAATCAGCACTTAATCTTGCACTGTGTGACGATATTGGAGAAGCTGCTTATGAAATAGAGAGTGTCGCAATTGGATTTATCAAAATTATATCCACTCTCAACAAAGATAAGAATGCGAATATCTCAGTTAAACAAATATCTAATAGATATGGAGTTGATATTACTAAAGGCTTTAAGAGTCCTTCTGCTTGGATCGACGAAGCAGCTTCAAAACATACCTCAGGCGATAAAAGGAGAATGTCTCATAAGTTATTGGAAGATTATAGAAATCAAATGCTGGGTAAAATTGCTTTAGAAGTCCCACTATGGAATTAA
- a CDS encoding RluA family pseudouridine synthase — protein MELNNQNSFGIGEGELIEIIYELPLPMRLDRWLVSKRPEQSRARIQHFINSGLVLVNYKTAKAKTPLKNGDNIQIWMPPPEPLIYLKPEKMDLNILFEDEHIIVINKQSGLIVHPAPGHKSGTLVNGLLFHCKDLPGINGKLRPGIVHRLDKDTSGCMVVAKSQEALVNLQKQIKEKIASREYIAVIHGAPNSEEGQIVGNIGRDKLNRLKYKVVEETSGRYACTYWKLEERFGNYSLMSFKLDTGRTHQIRVHCAHINHPIVGDPLYGRCKKLPCKLDGQALHAIKLGLIHPINGKEMIFESELPLDFQKLLSVLKVK, from the coding sequence ATGGAATTAAATAATCAAAATTCTTTCGGCATTGGAGAAGGTGAGCTTATAGAAATTATTTATGAGCTACCTCTTCCTATGAGGCTAGACAGATGGCTGGTAAGTAAAAGACCAGAACAAAGTAGAGCAAGAATTCAACATTTTATAAATTCAGGTTTAGTACTTGTAAACTATAAGACTGCGAAAGCAAAGACCCCATTAAAAAATGGCGACAATATTCAAATATGGATGCCTCCTCCAGAACCTCTTATTTATTTGAAACCTGAAAAAATGGATTTAAATATCCTTTTTGAAGACGAACACATCATAGTAATTAATAAACAATCAGGACTAATTGTTCATCCAGCCCCTGGACACAAATCTGGAACTTTAGTGAATGGATTACTTTTTCACTGTAAAGATCTACCTGGAATTAATGGGAAGCTAAGACCTGGGATTGTTCACAGATTAGATAAAGATACCTCCGGATGTATGGTTGTTGCAAAAAGCCAAGAGGCATTAGTAAATCTCCAGAAACAAATTAAAGAAAAAATAGCATCACGCGAATATATTGCAGTAATTCATGGAGCACCGAATTCTGAAGAAGGCCAAATAGTGGGAAACATTGGCAGAGATAAATTAAATAGATTGAAATATAAAGTAGTTGAAGAAACCTCAGGAAGGTATGCCTGTACCTATTGGAAATTAGAAGAAAGATTTGGCAATTACTCATTAATGAGTTTCAAACTAGATACGGGGCGAACGCATCAAATAAGAGTACATTGCGCTCACATTAATCATCCAATTGTGGGTGATCCGTTATATGGAAGATGTAAAAAACTGCCATGTAAATTAGATGGCCAAGCTTTACACGCCATTAAGCTTGGACTTATACATCCAATAAATGGGAAAGAAATGATATTTGAATCAGAATTACCATTAGATTTTCAAAAATTACTAAGTGTTCTTAAAGTTAAATAA
- a CDS encoding ABC transporter ATP-binding protein — protein MEKNKEKIIVVKNLTVKYGLKQQPIIKNFNLEIDSGDHLAIIGPSGCGKTTFAKTLVNILPAKATSKGYLSISNVDPRKINNKDAQLFRRKNFGFIYQDSIKKLNPLMRVGDHLYELFKIHDQTKSSLAIKKLVRGVFQKVGIEESRLDSFPHQFSGGMRQRVSIAMALALKPKLLIADEPTTSLDTKTSFEIMQEIIHLCNEFDTTLILISHDINLAAKWCKKVAIIEKGSIVEKGNILDIFQSPKSDIGKKLVNASKIVLEPNTKNNARDQVVLEVNNLRHWYKLNSSIFINKWNKALNEVSFKLYENETLGIVGSSGSGKSTLCRALIGLLKVRGGEIKIYDKNHASKKNKSFKKNNKVQIIFQDPFSSLNPKMTIKSILEDIFFIQKISDKRKIEKEIKLMFRNLNLPLNNDFFNSYPSQLSGGQLQRISLARALLLKPKILICDESVNMLDASVKIEILELLRVLQEKMNLTIIFITHDLGIAKRFCDRLLVMNHGKIVDEGESSTIFTKTQNTYTKSLLNSSLNLI, from the coding sequence ATGGAAAAAAATAAAGAAAAAATTATTGTAGTTAAAAATCTTACTGTTAAATATGGTCTAAAACAGCAACCTATTATCAAAAATTTTAATTTGGAAATTGATAGTGGAGATCATTTGGCCATAATAGGACCTTCTGGATGTGGGAAAACCACTTTTGCAAAAACATTAGTAAATATATTGCCTGCAAAGGCCACTTCTAAAGGGTATCTATCTATTTCTAATGTAGATCCTAGGAAAATAAACAACAAAGATGCACAATTATTTAGAAGAAAGAATTTTGGATTTATTTATCAAGACTCTATAAAAAAACTTAATCCGCTAATGAGAGTTGGGGATCATTTATATGAATTATTTAAAATACATGATCAAACTAAATCATCTTTAGCTATTAAAAAATTAGTAAGAGGAGTTTTTCAAAAAGTCGGAATTGAAGAAAGTAGACTTGATTCTTTCCCACATCAATTTAGCGGGGGAATGAGACAGAGAGTTTCTATAGCAATGGCACTTGCTTTGAAACCTAAATTATTAATAGCTGATGAACCTACAACAAGCTTAGATACCAAAACAAGTTTTGAAATTATGCAAGAAATAATTCATCTATGTAATGAATTTGATACAACTTTAATTTTAATTAGTCATGATATTAATCTTGCAGCAAAGTGGTGTAAAAAAGTTGCAATAATTGAAAAGGGATCGATTGTTGAAAAAGGGAATATATTAGATATTTTTCAATCACCAAAATCAGATATCGGGAAAAAGTTAGTAAATGCTTCAAAAATAGTATTAGAACCAAATACTAAAAATAATGCTCGAGATCAGGTCGTTCTAGAGGTAAATAACCTAAGACATTGGTATAAATTAAATTCTTCAATTTTCATTAATAAATGGAATAAGGCTTTAAATGAAGTTAGTTTTAAGTTATATGAGAATGAGACTCTTGGAATAGTTGGTTCTTCAGGGAGTGGTAAAAGTACATTATGTAGGGCTTTAATTGGACTTCTTAAAGTAAGAGGTGGTGAAATCAAAATTTATGATAAAAATCATGCATCGAAAAAAAATAAATCTTTTAAAAAGAACAATAAAGTGCAAATTATTTTTCAAGATCCTTTTTCAAGTTTGAACCCTAAAATGACAATTAAAAGTATTTTGGAAGATATATTTTTTATTCAAAAAATTTCAGATAAAAGAAAAATCGAAAAAGAAATAAAATTAATGTTTAGAAATTTGAATCTTCCCTTAAATAATGATTTTTTTAATTCTTATCCTAGCCAATTATCGGGTGGTCAATTGCAAAGAATTTCATTAGCCAGAGCGCTATTGTTGAAACCAAAAATTTTGATTTGTGATGAGAGCGTTAATATGTTGGATGCTTCAGTAAAAATAGAGATTCTTGAATTACTTAGAGTCTTGCAAGAAAAAATGAATTTAACGATTATCTTTATTACTCACGATTTGGGCATTGCTAAAAGATTTTGCGATAGGTTGCTAGTTATGAATCACGGAAAGATAGTTGATGAAGGAGAAAGTTCTACAATATTCACTAAAACTCAAAACACGTATACAAAATCGCTTCTAAATTCCTCTTTGAATCTTATTTAA
- a CDS encoding RelA/SpoT family protein — translation MSEAAANSKEKNEIEVSKTILPENKKYESESLNYQINIPDWLLKDIHNFEKSNKENDENQNLIVKAFKLAYKAHDGQFRASGEPYIIHPVAVANLLKEIGASSSVIAAGLLHDVVEDTGIDLSEIETNFGLEVKILVEGVTKLGGIHFNNRTEAQAENLRKMFLAMASDIRVVLVKLADRLHNMRTIEWLNDEKKLRIARETREIYAPLANRLGINRFKWELEDLAFKFLEPKEYLDLKDQIAVKRSDREKRLKVTLNLMKENLISAGLKNFEITGRPKHLYGIWSKMERQQKHFHEIYDVAALRIIVDNSDSCYRALAVVHDTFKPIPGRFKDYIGLPKPNGYQSLHTSVIGRHRPIEVQIRTTSMHQIAEYGIAAHWQYKEGGSPAKSNAERFNWLRQLVEWQQEGNERDHNDYLASIKEDLFDEEVFVITPKGDVVGLRKGSTAIDFAYRIHSEVGNHCNGIRINEKLSPLSTALQNGDFIEILTSNNATPSLDLLNFVVTPTAKNRIRQWYKKSHRDETIKRGRDLLEKEVGRNGFEALLSSEAMKKVANRCNLKTTEDLLASLGFGGLTLHQVLNRLREEIKLQTEDVKNDSDSEIAKSLKSNNNLSTNQSNTAAKSPISGIEGLDYRIGKCCSPLPGEDIIGTVSLGNHGITIHREDCENVIPIPIERRLPVGWNQDNKTGENKFPIQLRIEVIDRVGVLKDILMRLSDKGINVSDANVKTAFGKPAIINLCVGLESYNQLHKTIEQIKSMADVLDIARVGQS, via the coding sequence ATGTCCGAGGCAGCTGCAAATTCAAAAGAAAAAAACGAAATTGAAGTTTCCAAAACTATTTTGCCTGAAAATAAAAAATATGAAAGTGAATCTTTGAATTATCAAATAAACATTCCCGATTGGCTTCTTAAAGATATTCATAATTTTGAAAAATCAAATAAAGAAAATGATGAGAATCAAAACCTTATAGTAAAGGCTTTTAAACTTGCTTATAAAGCTCATGATGGACAATTCCGTGCGAGCGGCGAGCCATACATTATCCACCCGGTTGCTGTTGCAAATCTCCTTAAAGAAATAGGTGCTAGTTCATCTGTTATTGCTGCAGGCCTTTTACATGATGTAGTTGAAGATACTGGCATTGATTTATCCGAAATAGAAACAAATTTTGGATTAGAAGTAAAAATACTTGTAGAGGGTGTAACAAAATTAGGCGGCATTCACTTTAACAACAGGACTGAAGCACAAGCTGAAAATCTTAGGAAAATGTTTTTGGCTATGGCCAGCGATATCAGAGTTGTCTTAGTTAAACTTGCAGATCGACTTCACAACATGAGAACAATTGAATGGCTAAATGATGAGAAAAAACTAAGAATAGCGAGAGAAACAAGAGAGATTTATGCACCTTTAGCTAATCGACTAGGTATAAACAGATTTAAATGGGAATTAGAAGATTTAGCTTTTAAATTCCTAGAGCCTAAAGAATATCTAGATCTTAAAGATCAAATCGCCGTTAAAAGAAGTGATAGAGAAAAAAGATTAAAAGTAACTTTGAATCTTATGAAGGAAAACTTGATTTCAGCGGGTTTGAAAAATTTTGAAATAACAGGAAGGCCAAAACATCTTTATGGCATCTGGAGCAAAATGGAAAGACAACAAAAGCATTTTCACGAGATTTATGATGTTGCTGCCCTAAGAATTATCGTGGACAATTCAGATAGTTGTTATAGAGCTTTAGCAGTTGTTCATGATACTTTCAAACCAATTCCAGGTAGATTTAAAGACTATATAGGATTACCAAAACCCAATGGATATCAGTCCTTACACACTTCTGTGATTGGAAGACATCGACCTATTGAAGTTCAAATTAGAACTACTTCGATGCATCAAATTGCTGAATATGGTATTGCCGCTCATTGGCAATATAAAGAGGGTGGTTCTCCTGCTAAAAGTAATGCCGAGAGATTTAATTGGCTAAGACAATTAGTAGAATGGCAACAAGAAGGTAATGAAAGGGATCATAATGATTATTTAGCTTCAATTAAAGAGGATTTATTTGATGAAGAAGTATTTGTAATCACTCCAAAAGGAGATGTTGTTGGTTTAAGGAAAGGATCTACCGCGATAGATTTCGCCTACAGAATCCATTCTGAAGTTGGAAATCACTGTAATGGAATAAGAATTAATGAAAAACTTTCTCCATTATCCACAGCACTTCAAAATGGTGACTTCATAGAAATTTTGACAAGTAATAATGCTACTCCAAGCTTGGATTTGCTGAACTTTGTAGTTACGCCAACTGCTAAAAATAGAATTCGCCAATGGTATAAGAAAAGCCATCGTGATGAAACGATTAAAAGAGGTAGAGATTTACTGGAAAAAGAAGTAGGTAGAAACGGTTTTGAAGCATTACTTTCTAGTGAAGCCATGAAAAAAGTTGCAAATCGATGCAATTTAAAAACTACTGAAGACCTTCTTGCATCTCTTGGTTTTGGTGGTTTAACTTTGCATCAAGTATTAAACAGACTAAGAGAAGAAATAAAATTACAGACAGAAGATGTAAAAAATGATTCTGACTCTGAAATAGCAAAATCTCTTAAAAGTAATAATAATTTATCCACTAATCAATCTAATACAGCAGCTAAATCACCAATTTCCGGGATAGAAGGTCTTGATTACAGAATAGGTAAATGCTGTTCCCCACTCCCAGGCGAGGATATTATCGGAACTGTGTCGCTCGGCAACCATGGGATAACTATACATAGGGAAGATTGTGAAAATGTAATACCAATTCCAATAGAGAGAAGATTACCTGTCGGTTGGAATCAAGATAATAAAACTGGCGAGAATAAGTTTCCAATTCAGCTAAGAATAGAAGTAATTGATCGAGTTGGAGTTCTTAAAGATATTCTTATGCGGTTATCTGATAAAGGTATAAACGTTAGTGATGCCAATGTTAAAACTGCTTTTGGTAAACCAGCTATTATAAATCTTTGTGTAGGTCTTGAAAGTTATAATCAACTTCACAAAACAATTGAACAAATTAAATCAATGGCAGATGTTTTAGATATTGCCAGAGTTGGACAAAGTTAA
- a CDS encoding DUF2062 domain-containing protein, with translation MRFKRDITYKKILSLFRSQNGSPFFNAKGLAIGVFSGCFPFFGFQTLMGVFFAKIAKGNIVLAAIGTWISNPFTYIPLYYFNYKVGSIFLNNSSNKILEKSLVIDDLWKQGRIFSLKLILGSSCVGILLALICGSIVFFIYKVKSKR, from the coding sequence ATGAGATTTAAAAGAGATATTACCTATAAGAAAATTCTATCATTATTTAGGAGTCAGAATGGAAGTCCTTTCTTTAATGCTAAAGGTTTAGCTATAGGGGTATTTAGTGGTTGCTTTCCATTTTTTGGTTTTCAGACTTTAATGGGAGTATTTTTTGCGAAAATAGCTAAGGGAAATATTGTTCTAGCTGCAATTGGTACCTGGATCAGCAACCCTTTTACTTATATTCCACTTTATTATTTTAACTATAAAGTTGGTTCGATTTTTTTAAATAATTCTTCTAATAAAATTCTTGAAAAAAGTTTAGTTATTGATGACTTATGGAAACAAGGTAGAATTTTTTCCTTAAAATTAATCTTAGGTTCATCTTGTGTAGGTATTTTATTAGCTTTGATTTGCGGCAGTATTGTTTTCTTTATCTACAAGGTAAAAAGTAAAAGATAG